From Actinomyces procaprae:
TTGCTTGGGTGCTGTGCCGGTCTTCGGGCCGGGCGGTGCCTGTGGGGGTGTTGGTCTGGGGGTCCTCCGTGCTGGTAGGCAAGCGTGTTAACAGGGGTGACGCACAGAGGTAGCCCGGCGGGGCTTATGGCTTGTCCCGTCCAAGCGTGTGGCCCGGCGCCCAGGTAAATCCGGGTGCCATGCCCCCCGTGTTGGGGGGTGGGGTGAGGCGTGATGGTGACCCCGCCCGTTGGGGTGGGGGATAGCAGGGTGATCCTGGGGTGCCTAGAAAAGCCTCGGCGCGAGGTGCGCTACCGCCCGTACCCAATAACCGACACAGGTGGTCGGGCAGAGTATGCCCAGGCGGGCGAGTGAATCATGGTTAAGGAACTCGGCAAAATGCCCCCGTAACTTCGGGAGAAGGGGGGCCCGAGCCCTGAGGCCCCGTGCGGGCTGGGGGTGAGGGTCGCAGTGACCAGGGAGGAGCGACTGTTTACTAAAAACACAGGTCCGTGCGAAGCCGTAAGGCGATGTATACGGACTGACGCCTGCCCGGTGCTGGAAGGTTAAGAGGATCCGTCAGCCCCACGTGCTGTGGGGTGAAGCGGTGAGCCTAAGCCCCAGTAAACGGCGGTGGTAACTATAACCATCCTAAGGTAGCGAAATTCCTTGTCGGGTAAGTTCCGACCTGCACGAATGGCGTAACGACTCCTCTACTGTCTCAACCATGAGCTCGGCGAAATTGCATTACGAGTAAAGATGCTCGTTACGCGCAGAAGGACGGAAAGACCCCGGGACCTTTACTATAGCTTGGTATTGACGTCCGCCATGGCTTGTGCAGGATAGGTGGGAGACTGTGAGGCCGGCACGCTAGTGCTGGTGGAGTCGTCGTTGGGATACCACTCTGGCTGTGGCGTGCGTCTGAACCTCGGCCCGTGATCCGGGTCAGGGACAGTGCCTGGTGGGTAGTTTAACTGGGGCGGTTGCCTCCTAAAGAGTAACGGAGGCGCTCAAAGGTTCTCTCAGCCTGGTCGGCAACCAGGTGTTGAGTGCAAGCGCACAAGAGGGCCTGACTGCGAGACTGACGGGTCGAGCAGGCACGAAAGTGGGAGCTAGTGATCCGGCGATCCCGTGTGGGTGGGTCGTCGCTCAACGGATAAAAGGTACCCCGGGGATAACAGGCTGATCCTGCCCAAGAGTCCATATCGACGGCATGGTTTGGCACCTCGATGTCGGCTCGTCGCATCCTGGGGCTGGAGCAGGTCCCAAGGGTTGGGCTGTTCGCCCATTAAAGCGGTACGCGAGCTGGGTTTAGAACGTCGTGAGACAGTTCGGTCCCTATCCTCTGCGCGCGCAGGAGACTTGAGGAGGCCTGTCCCTAGTACGAGAGGACCGGGACGGACGAACCTCTGGTGCGCCAGTTGTCCCGCCAGGGGCACGGCTGGTTGGCTACGTTCGGGCCGGGTAACCGCTGAAAGCATCTAAGCGGGAAACCGACTCCAAGATAAGGTCTCCGCACGCTCCCCGGCTATTGGGGGGCGTGGAAGGCTCCCAGTAGACTACTGGGTTGATAGGCCAGATGTGGAAGCAGGCAGCCCCGGGAGGGGTCAACCTGCTGCTTGAGCTGACTGGTACTAACAACAGCCGAACACAACACGAACCCACCCCCGCACGGCCAGGCCGTAAGTGGGGGCGGGCACAAGCCAAAAAAAGGGGGCAGGGCAGCAGCCGCCCGCAAGGGGCGGGCGGCAGCGAGCACGCCGGCATCCAGGCAACAACACACACGCACACTCCTTTGTTGTTGGGGGGGGCGCCGTTCGGGCGTGACAACCCCCAACGGGTGGGTGCGGGCGTCCGCTGTACGGTCCACGACCAACCACAACCCGCCCGCAGAACCGCCCCCCCCAGGGGCCCGGGCCGGGTGCGCGACCCGCCCCCCGCAGGCCACCAGCCGGCCCGCCACCAACCAGTGGTGGTTGTGGCGGGGTGGGGGGTTATAACAGCACAGTGCTTCAGCAGGCACAGGCAGCCACTGCCGTGCGACCACGCCACCCCAAGCGGCACACACGCCCCCGGGGGGGCGCGCAACCCCCCGGGACGAACAGTGGGGGTGTGGTCGTGGGTGGGTGGGTCGTGCCGGTGGTCATAGCGGGGGAGACAACGCCCGGCACCCATTCCGAACCCGGAAGCTAAGCCCCCCAGCGCCAATGGTACTGCCCCCGACAGGCGGGCGGGAGAGTAGGACACCGCCGGCACACCCACCCACCCACAACCACACCCAAAACAAAACAGCCGGACCGGACCTGAGTGCTCGCCCGGCCACCGCGTCCTCCTTATGCGAGGTGCGTCTTCCGGGCTAGTCGGTCTGTTCGGCTGTTGGATAGCGTCCGTTGGTGATGGTGCCGACGACGCGCCCGTGATTTCCTGCGCTTCGTATTCTGCGTGGCTTGCTCCTGGCTGGTTGCACGGCTCGTTGCCTTGAACAGGCGATGATGGAGATCCTTTATCCTCTGAGCGTTGCGGTGATACCCGGGTCTGAGTCGCCATCATCGGCCAGGGCTCTACTGGTTGCGTATCGGGGCGGCGGGGTGACTGTCGGCCATGCGACGGCACCGGTCCCCAGGCCGACCGGTTGTAACCGGAGAAGCCATGCGGACGCGGCTCTGACGGCGGCGATCTTTTGCGCGCGCTTGGTGTTTGTGGGTGTGGGTGGAGCCTGGAGTCGGCTTGCCCGCGTGCTTTGTGCTGACGTCGTCTGCTACGCCGGTTCGGGGTTTACTACGCCAGTTCGGGGTCTACTACGCCAGTTAGGTGTCTGCTGAACGGTTCTGGGCCCTTCAGCGAAGGTCAAACTTGCGTAGCAGACGCCGAAGGGGCGTACCCAACGACCTGCCCCTGGCCTCGATCCCAACTCGTTCTACGCCCCGTGCCGCCGCCCTGCCTCGGTGCTCGCGCCGCTGGCCTCCATGCCCCTGCGAAGAAGCGGTTCGTCATCGGGCCTACAGGCTCCTCGCACTCGGGAGCGTGGCTGTCACTCGCCAATCGGTCTCAAAATCCCTAGAACAGGCTCCTTGCACTCGGGGGCGGGGCGAGCCAGGGGGCTGCGGCTGGCCGGGGGTCATGGGCGCACGCCCCGGCGGCGCGCTACACGGCGCGACGGACGGGAGCCGGGCCAGAGCATGCGCGCCAGGTCCTGTTGTGTGAGCGCTCGGGTGGCGCTGCGCGTTCGGGTGTCTGTGTGCGCGGCCGTTGAGCCTGCCAGTTGGACCGCTTGTGCCCCCGTTGGACCCCTGTGCCCCCGTTGGACCGCCCTAGCCACCGGTTACAGCGGTCCAACCGCGCGTGGGCGGTCCAACCGCGCGTGAGCGGTCCAACCAGGGCAGCACAAGACCCCGCCCGCCCCCTCGACTGCCGACAACCAGGCCCCCAACGGGTGGGTCTCGTAGTGTGGTGGCAATTCCCGCGAGGGGTCCCTCTAGCGGCGGCGTAGGCGCTGTGGGTGGGGCATCGTGGGAGCCCGTTTGTTCATCTGTCCAAGGAATCACGAAGGAGACCCACGATGCCCGAGAACAAGTCTGCCGTGTCCACGCTGATTCAGGAAGTCCTTGCGGACCCCGACCTGGCTCATGATGATGTCTTCCGCCGGCTGCTTCAGGCTGGCCTGCAAGACCTCGTGGACGCCGAAGCCACCGCGGTGATCGGTGCCGACAGGTATGAGCGCACCGAGAAGCGCACCAACCGGCGTAACGGTACGAGGGCTAAGAGGCTGGCTACCACCGCCGGGGAGGTGGACCTGGCCATCCCCAAGCTACGCACCGGATCGTTCTTCCCGTCTCTGCTGTCCCCGCGTAAGCGGGTGGACAAGGCCCTGTACGCAGTGATCTGCACCGCCTGGATAGAGGGTGTGTCCACCCGCAAGGTCGATGACCTGGTTAAGGCCCTGGGCAACGAGTCCGGGATCTCTAAGGCGACCGTCTCCAGGGTCTGCAAGGACATCGACGAGGGCGTGCACGAGTTCCTGTCCCGACCCCTGGACCACACCTGGTTCCCCTACCTGTTCGTGGACGCCACCTACGTGGACGTAAGGCTGGGCCACCGGGTCGTCTCCCAGGCCCTAGTAGTGGCCACCGGGGTCTCAGCCCAGGGCAGGAGGGAGATCCTGGGCATGAGCGTCGGCGACGCCGAGACCACGGACTTCTGGACCGCTTTCCTGCGGTCCTTGCGCGAGCGCGGCCTGAAAGTGCCTACCGACCAGGACCCGGAGGGCGTCGTACTAGTGACCAGTGACGCCCACTGGGGCATCAAGAACGCGGTCAAGGCCATCCTGCCGGGCGCCTCCTGGCAGAGGTGCCGGGTTCACTTCGCCCGCAACGTTACCTCCAAGCTCGGCTCGGCCCGCTCCAAGCCCGTGAACGCCCTGATCTCCACGATCTTCGCCCAAACCACCCGCGAGGCCGTGATCGACACCTACAAGCAGGTCACAGCCTCCCTGCGTTCCTCGTTCCCTGAGATAGCCGAGATGCTGGTCGAGGCTGAGCCGGACCTGACCGCGTTCGCCGCCTTCCCCCGCGAGCACTGGCAGAAGATCTGGTCCAACAACCCCATTGAGCGCCTCAACCGTGAGATCAAGCGCCGCACGGACGTGGTCCAGGTCTTCCCCGACCGGGACTCCGTCACCAGGCTGGTCGGTGCGGTCCTACAGGAGCAGCACGAGGAATGGCAGTACGGGGAGCGCCGCTACCTATCCGAAACCTCCCTACGCCGCCTGACCCACATCCTCCACGAACAAGCCGAAACCACCCACCCCATCATGGCCATCACCGCCTAGAACATTTACACCACACCAAGAGACTTGACCCCCCCAACACCGCGGAAGCCGCCCTGGACGCTCGACTGCGCACAACAATCCTCACCGAGCACACAGACCCGCCCGCCCGGAGGCACCCACACCGCCAGCACCGCCCCACCAGCACAAACGACTCACACAACACGACCCAGCCACGACGCGCCAGACACCACGGCCCGCGCGTTCAGGTCAACGTCCACGTATCCAGCCCGACCTCGGCCCAAGGAAGTCCCCGCCAGCCCGGCGACAGCCCTCTGACCGGCCAAAACTTCCTCAACAGCCCGAACACGAACCTGCACAGGCGAACACGACCTCCTCGCCCCGAACACAACCACCTAGCCGGACCAGTGCGCCCCGAACACAACCACCCACGGCACCCAACCACCACACCCACAAACACGAAGAGCCAAGAAACCGCCGCAGGCGCCAGGTGCCGACTGCGCCTCGGCTCCGGGCGCGTTCCGTTGAGTGGTGATGCGGCGGGCCCGTCCGCTTTTCAGACCCAGGACTTGAGCCACATGTGCCAGTGCCAGAACGTATACGGCACGGTTTGACCAGTCCAGATCGGCCACCACAGGAAAGCGAACGTTATCGCAACCACCACCAGGCTGCCGATCAGAGCCAGCCCTTCGGCACGTACCCGCCACCCGGGCACGCCCGTCCAGGTCTCGGGTAGACGTGTTCTTCCGGGATTCAGACCGAAGCCGAAGTACGTGGCGACCCGCCCGCGCGGATAGGGCAGTCCCGGTCCGATACTTCCGGCGGCGAGGAGCTCGGCCTCGCGTTGAGCCTGCGCGGAGCCGGGCACGGGCGGGAGCAGGCCGGCGATCGAGCCGAGAACAAGCACGAGTAGCAGCACCACGCACGGCACGAACGAGACGGTGTAGAAGGTGAATATGGTCCGGCGGAAGTAGATGAACCACGGCAGGTACAGGCCTACATACCCGATCAGCGGCACCCAGACCCGCCAGTCGCGGTTACGGATCGCGAGCACGGCGATCGCGAACGCTAGTGCAAGTACGGCCGCCCACCAGATCGGGATGTTCCCGATGGAAGTTATGGCCTGAATACAGCGGTCGGATCCACAGTCGACGGCAGCCATATCCTGCTCGCTCTGCCAGTACAGCGACGTGGGACGCCACTGCACCAGCCAGCCGATCGGCTTGGACATGTAGGCATGTTCGGGATCAAGAGCGACGTGGAAGTCGTACATCGAACGGTGATACTCGAACAGGTCATTAAGTGAGTCAGGCAGCCAGGACCGCGGAACGGAGCCGTTCTCGGCCCGCTGCCCCGCAGCCCAGCCCCGATAGTAGGCGTCGTCGTGTGCGAGCCAGTAACCCCAGCCGGCCGTCAGGTACACCACGAAGGCCACCGGCACCAGGCGCATGAAGTCACCCACGCCGCGGGCGATGATCCCCTCCAGGAACCAGGCACGCGCCTTCACCCGGTGCAGCGCCTGTGTGTCCCAGACAACGACCAGGATCCCGATCGCAGCCAACAGGTATGCTCCCGACCACTTGATCGAGCAGGCCAGCCCCAGCATGACGCCGGTCGCCAGCAGCCACGGCCGCAGGTGCGCGCCCGGCGCCCTGGCATTGGGCGGCTCGCCGGCGAAATCCTTGGCCAGACGCGCTCGCGACCACTCCCGGTCACGGACCAGGCAGTACAGTGCGATGGTTGCGAACAGGGCAATGAATCCGTCAAGCAGGCCGATACGTGACTCGGTGATGCCGACGCCGTCGATAGCCAGTAGCTGGCCGGCCAGGCCGGCCAGCAGCGGCGAGCGGGTCACACGAAGGGTCAGACGGGCCAGCACGATCACTGTCAGGATGCCCGCCAGCGCCGGTATGAAGCGCCAGCCGAAGGAGGAATCCGCACCGAAAAGCTGCATCCCCAGGCCGATCAACCACTTCCCGAGCTGCGGATGCACCACATAGCTGGGGTCTGTCGTGAGCGCCGAGAAGTCCCCCTTGGCGAAGAGCTCATTGGCGTCGTCGGACCACGTCGACTCGTACCCGTTGCGCCACAGCGCATAGGCGTCCTTGACGTAGTAGATCTCGTCGAACATGAGCTGGTGCGGGTGCGCCAGGCCGAGCAGGCGCGTCAGCGCGGCCACCACTCCGGCGACGGCAGTCGCGATCCAACCGTTCACACGCGTCGCCCGCGGCAGCGTGCTGCCGAGCGGCTCCAGCCCGAGCAGAGAACGCAGCTGGTCCTCGCTGTGCTCCCCGGCGCCATCCTCGGTGCCGGCGTCGCCTTCGGCGATCGCTGACGGACTGGTCGCAGAGACGTCAGGAGCCTGCCACGGATCGTTCCCCTCGGGAACCGAGGGAACACTGCCAGGGGTGGAGGGCGAGTCGGAACCATCCGGCGAAGCAGCACAGGGTGAAGTCACGTCTTCGAGTCTATGGCGGGCCGTCATACTGGGGCCATGAATGAGGCCATGAGCGATACCACCCCGCCGCGTGGTGCCGGACCCGAGGCGTCGCCCTCGGATACGGGCGCCGAGCCGTCGCCGCCGGAGGTCATCGCTCCGCCGTCGGGCACAATCACCCTGGCTGCAACCCCGATCGGGAACGTCGCCGATGCATCGCCACGCTTGCGGGCCGCCCTGGAACAGGCCGACGTCGTCGCTGCCGAGGACACCCGGCGCCTGTTCGCCCTGGCACGGCGAATGGGGGTGCACGTGGGTGGACGTGTGCTGGCCCTCCACGAGCACAACGAGAGTGCCAGGACCCCGGAGCTGCTTGAGGCGGCGCGAGCGGGCGCCGCGGTACTAGTCGTATCAGACGCCGGTATGCCCGGCGTCTCCGACCCCGGCTTCCGGCTGGTCGGGGCCGCCGCCGCCGCAGGTGTTCCCGTCACGGTGGCACCCGGGCCCTCAGCAGTGCTCACCGCCCTGGTGCTGTCCGGGCTGGCCAGTGATCGCTTCACCTTCGAGGGCTTCCTCCCGCGCAAGGTGGGTGAGCGGCAGCGTGCCCTGGCCGAGCTGGCGGAGGAGCCGCGCACCATGGTGTTCCTGGAATCGCCGAGGCGCACCCATGAGACGCTGCGTGCCATGGCTGAGTGCTTCGGCTCGGGCAGGCGTGCCGCACTGTGCCGTGAGCTGACCAAGACGCATGAGGAGGTGCGGCGGGCGACCCTGGGCGAATTGGCGCAGTCGACCGCCGACGGGGTGCTGGGCGAGGTGGTTCTGGTCGTCGCCGGGGCGCCGCCGCGGACGGTGGACCTGGAAACGGCCGCCGCCGAGGCGTTGAGCCTCGCTGCCGGCGGTATGCGGCTGAAGGAGGCCGCTGCCGAGGTCGCCCCGCGTGCGGGTGCGCGCCCGAACGAGGTTTACCGTGCGGCCCTCGCCGCGCGCGGCTGAGTGAGTCGCACATTCACGCCGACGGCGGGGTGGGTGCGACTGCGGGCGGAACGCCGGACCTGCCCGGGGCGTGCCGAGGCGGGCCCTGCTGAGGCGGCCGTGCCGCCCCTGGCCTAGCAAACGGCGAGCTCAACTAGCGGCAAACCGCCGGCCAGGGGACGGTCAGGGCTCCTGCTGGCCCTCGGGTGGGGGCAGTGGACGGTAGACCACCTGCTGAGGGGCGAATCCGTAGCTGTTCTGCGGTGGTGCGGACGTCGGCGGCGTCACCGGCGGAGGGCTCGGCGGCAACGGCGTAGCCGGTGCCGCAGTCGGCTGAGTGGGCCCATAGGCGCCTGGAGCGGCGCCCGCGGCGGGCGGAAAGGCCGACTGGTCGACGGCGGGGAAGGGCTGGAATCCGGGAGCGCCCGCCGGGCCTGCCGTGAACAGCCGGGAGACGACCGCGCGTGAGCGTGCCCGCCTGCGCACCACCAGCCAGGTCGCGCCGCCCGCAGCGACGGCGGCACCCAAGACGCTGAAGGGCAGGGCGACCAGTGCGAGCCTGGAGACCCGGTCCCACTCGGGGGAGATGCTGGCCACGTTGATGGTGATGGCGCTGTCCCCGGTGCAGGCGACCTCGTAGGTGCCGGCGTCGGTCGAGCGGAATCCCAGTGCCTGTGGCGGCTCTCCGCTCTTGTAGCCCGGCGGGTAGACATCCAGGGCGGTGCCCGTGGGATCGCTCACCGTGCAGGCGATATCGGGATCGTCGGAGTACAGGCCGTACTCGGTGTCCTCAAGCAGGATCAGCGGCGCCACCGTGCCGTCCCTGTCCACTTCCACCGCGTTCTTGTCGAGCACGCTCGGCGCCGTCTGCACCGCGATCAATAGCAACGCGATTCCCAGGAGCAGCATTGCCACGCCCACGATCGTGACAATACGTGGTGCCTTCAGGGACGGCAGGCCGTCGCCGTGTGCGCCCTGAGCGGGTTGCGGCGCGCCGACCGTGACTGGGCCGGGCTGATTCCACACCGTCACTGCTCTCACCTCTCCTGCTACCGGAGTCGCTGTCGCCTTGCGTGCCGACTCTACGGCGAAACCTGAGAGGTGTGCCAGGCGCCTCAGATTCCGGGATACGCGCCGGCGCCGGCGGCGGGCGGGGCCTGGTGCAGGCGTCGGTTGTGCGAATGACGAACAGCGAGCCAGATGGCTCCGCCCACCGCCAGGGGCAGGCCCACTATGAACATGCCGACCACAACGAACACGCCGGCCACCATGCGCCCGATGTCACCGCCGTCGACCAGCGGTCCGAACCACACGTCATAGCCCGGGAACGAGGTTGAGCAGGTGATCGTGTAGTCACCGGAAGCGGCCGGCGCGACCATCCCGAACAGGCGACGCTCATTGACCTCCACATACGACGTCGGGGAGATGACCTCAACCTCGGTGCCGTCGGCAGCGGTAACCGTGCACTGAGAGCCGCCGTTGCCGTACAAGCCGTATACGACGCTCGAGTCCAGCTGCGCAGTGTCCGCGCCGTCGGCCTCAATCGGTTGCAGGTCGTTGATGGCCCGCGCGCTCGAGGCGATGAACACCATGGTCAGCACGACCGCGACCACGCACAGGGCCAATCCCGACAGCAGCAGGATGAGCGGCCCCTTGCGTCCCTTCGGGGCCGGCGTGGGGCCGGCACCGAAGGATGCTGCCCCATAGGGGTAGCCGGAGTGCGGGGGGAGTGACATGAAGGGCTCCTTCGACGAGATGCGGTGCGGGGGAGGGGCCGCCCGCCCGAACGCGGGTGGTCGGGTCCGGGGCGGCGCTGCTGCACCGGTTGCGGTGGCGGGATCCTGCGGTCCCGACGGCGGCGTCCGGCGGGCGCACTGGCCGTCACCCTAGAGCGGCAGCAGGCCGCGGTACATGGGTACAACAACCCAGAGGCGGCCCCCGGGCGCCGGAGCGGATAGGCTGCCCCCATGAGCCGTATCCTCTCCGCCGTCGCCTGGCCCTACGCCAACGGTCCCCGCCACATCGGACATGTCGCCGGCTTCGGCGTCCCCTCGGACGTCTTCTCCCGCTACATGCGCATGGCCGGGCACGACGTCCTCATGGTTTCCGGAACCGACGAGCACGGCACCCCGATCCTGGTGGCCGCCGACGAGGAGGGCGTCAGCCCGCGCGAGCTCGCCGACCGCAACAACCGGCTCATCGTCGAGGACCTGGTGGCGCTCGGCCTGTCCTACGACCTGTTCACCCGCACCACCGCCGGCAACCACTACCGGGTGGTGCAGGAAATGTTCCGCACCGTGCGCGACAACGGCTACATGGTCGAGCAGGTCACCCGCTCCGCCATTTCCCCGTCCACCGGGCGCACCCTGCCCGACCGCTACATCGAGGGCACCTGCCCGATCTGCGGCGCCGCCGGCGCCCGCGGCGACCAGTGCGACACCTGCGGCAACCAGCTCGACCCCACCGACCTGATCGACCCCCGCTCCCGCATCAACGGGGAGACCCCCGAGTTCGTGGAGTCCACCCACTGGTTCCTGGACCTGCCCGCACTGGCGCAGGCGCTCGGCGCCTGGCTGGACGAGCGGGAGGCCTCCGGCGCCTGGCGGCCCAATGTCATTCGCTTCTCCAAGAACATCCTGGCGGAGATCCGCCCGCGCGCCATGACCCGCGACATCGACTGGGGCATCCCCGTTCCCGGTTGGGAGGACCAGCCGAACAAACGCCTGTACGTGTGGTTCGACGCCGTCATCGGCTACCTGTCCGCATCCATCGAGTGGGCGCGGCGCACCGGGGACCCCGAGGCCTGGCGCCAGTGGTGGAATGATCCGCAGGCCCTGTCCTACTACTTCATGGGCAAGGACAACATCGTCTTCCACTCCCAGATCTGGCCTGCCGAGCTGCTCGGCTACAACGGCCAGGGCGAGCGCGGCGGTGAGAGCGGCGACATGGGCGTGCTGAACCTGCCCACCGAGGTCGTCTCCAGTGAGTTCCTGACCATGGAGGGACGCAAGTTCTCCTCCTCCCACGGCATTGTGATCTACGTGCGCGACTTCCTGGCACGCTACCAGGCCGACGCCCTGCGCTACTTCATCTGCGCCGCCGGCCCCGAGACCGCCGACGCCGACTTCACCTGGGCGGAGTTCGTGCGCCGCACCAACGGTGAGCTGGTGGCCGGCTGGGGCAACCTGGTCAACCGCACCGCCGCCATGATTCACAAGCGCTTCGGCGCCATCCCCGCCCCGGACGAGCTGGAGGACGTGGACCGGGCCCTGCTGGACGCCGTCGCCGCCGGCTTCGCCACCGTCGGCGACCTGATCCGCCACCACCGGCAGAAGGCCGCGCTCGCGGAGGCAATGCGGCTGGTCGGCGAGGCCAACAAGTACATCGCCGAGACTGAACCCTTCAAGCTCAAGGGGGAGCCGGGCACCCCCGCCCACCGGCGCCTGGCCACGGTGCTGCACACCCTCGCCCAGGTGGTGGCCGACCTGAACCTCATGCTCTCCCCATTCCTGCCGCACGCCGCCAACGACGTCGATCGCGTCATGGGCGGCGAGGGCGACATCGCCCCCATGCCCCGCATCGAGGAGGTGGACGAGCTCGACCCGCAGGTGCTGCCCGAGGCCTTCGCCGGCCGCACCGGCTACCCGATCATCACCGGCGACTACACCGCTGTGCCGGCCTGGGAGCGCCACGACGTCGTGATCGGCACGCCCATCGCCAAGCCGAAGCCCGTCTTCACCAAGCTCGACGAGGCCATCGTGGAGGAGGAGCTGGCCCGCTACGCCGACTCCCTGCCCGACGACGTCACCGGCGCATGAGCCGCAAGCACCGCGACCGCTCCTGGCCGCCCGCCGACGCCGCCGCCCCCCTGGTGGCGCCAGTCACCGACAACCACACCCACCTGCCGGTTCCCGGTGAGGCTGCCGCCGGGCCCGGCTCGGATGCGCCGCTTGACGCCGCTGAACTGGTTGCCCGGGCGGGCGCCGTAGGTGTCCCTGCGATCATCACCTCCGCCTGTGAGACGACCACCTGGGCGCCGAGCCTCGCCCTGGCGCGCGAGCTTCCCGGAGTGCGGGTGGCCCTGGCCATCCACCCCAACGAGGCCGTCGCCCACGCCGGGGTGCGGGAGATCGGACCGGACGGTCTGGAGCCCCTGCGCCTGCCCCACCACGACGAGCCCCTGGACGAGGCCCTGAGCCGGCTGGAGGAGCAGGTGCGCGGCAACCGGGACGTCGTCGTCGCCGTCGGGGAGACCGGCCTGGACTACTTCCGCACCGGTCCTCGTGGCGCCGCCGTCCAGCGCCAGGCATTCCGCGACCACATCGCCCTGGCCAAGCAGCTGGATCTGCCCCTGCAGATCCACGACCGCGACGCCCACGCCGAGTGCGTCGCCGTCCTGGAGGCTGACGGCGCCCCGGAGCGGACCGTCTTCCACTGCTTCAGCGGGGGAGCGGATCTGGCCCGTGCCTGCGCCGAGCACGGCTGGTACGCCTCCGTTGCCGGCCCCATCACCTATCCCGCGAACGATGACCTGCGCGCCGCGGTCGCGTCCCTCCCCGAGGACCTGCTGCTGGTAGAGACCGACGCGCCGTACCTGCCCCCCAAGCGTTGGCGCGGCCGCCCCAACGGCACCTACCTGATGCCTGACACGGTGCGCTTCCTCGCGCAACTGCGCGGCGTGGAGGAGGCGGAGATGTGCGCGGTGCTGGAGCGCAATACGCGACAGGTCTACGGCACATGGCTGTGAAATGTGTCAGGTTGTGTTGCTGAGGTGACGGCAAGTCGGTAGCGTGACCGGCAGTTGTCAACCGTTAGGAAGATTCCCAGTGGGCCGTCACTCCCAGAGCAGTTCCTTGAGCACAACGCTGGTTGAGCTCGGAGCACTCGCCTCGAAGAGCCTCACCAACACCACCGCCGAGCACGGGCGCCGCCGCGCCGCCGGCCCGGCGAAGACCTCGATCTCTCCGGCCATGTACCGGGCGGGCGGGGTCGCCGCAGCGCTGTCACTGGCGGTGTCTGGCGGCGCCTATGCCGCAACCCAGTTCGGCGAGTCCGACATCGCCCCCCTCACCGAGTCCCAGGCACGCATGCAGGCCATCGCCGCATCCGGCGAGGACACGGCCGATGGCCTGGTAGTCGGTGGTGACGTGGCGGAGGTCTCCTCGGTGACCGAGGAGGTTACGGACAAGTTCGAGCGGGTTGAGCAGGAGTCGGACTCGCTGGCTGAGGGTGAGGAGAAGGTTCAGACCGAGGGTGTCAATGGGGTCACCCGGGTGGTTTACCGGGTGACGAGCGTGGACGGCAAGGAGATCGCCCGTGAGGTGGTCTCCCGTGCGGTGGTCACCGAGCGCGTCGACGAGGTGGTGCTGGTCGGCACCGGCAGCACCTCCGACGCGACCGCCGACACCGGCAGCGGCAGTGCGACGACGACCGCCACAGCCTCGGGCGACGGCACCACTGCCGCCTCCGCTCAGTCCATCGCCAAGTCGATGATGTCGTCCTACGGTTGGGACGACTCGCAGTTCAGCTGCCTGGTGAACCTGTGGAACCGTGAGTCCGGCTGGAACTACCAGGCTCAGAACCCCTCCTCCGGCGCCTACGGCATCCCGCAGTCCCTGCCGGGATCCAAGATGAGCTCGGTGGCCTCCGACTGGGCCACCAACCCCACCACCCAGATCACCTGGGGCCTGGGCTACATCTCCGAGCGCTACGGCAGTCCCTGCTCCGCCTGGGCCCACTCCGAGTCCACTGGCTGGTACTGATCCCCGCCGCGGTCGTCCTCGCGGCCTGCGCTGGGGGTGCCTGACCGG
This genomic window contains:
- a CDS encoding TatD family hydrolase, whose protein sequence is MSRKHRDRSWPPADAAAPLVAPVTDNHTHLPVPGEAAAGPGSDAPLDAAELVARAGAVGVPAIITSACETTTWAPSLALARELPGVRVALAIHPNEAVAHAGVREIGPDGLEPLRLPHHDEPLDEALSRLEEQVRGNRDVVVAVGETGLDYFRTGPRGAAVQRQAFRDHIALAKQLDLPLQIHDRDAHAECVAVLEADGAPERTVFHCFSGGADLARACAEHGWYASVAGPITYPANDDLRAAVASLPEDLLLVETDAPYLPPKRWRGRPNGTYLMPDTVRFLAQLRGVEEAEMCAVLERNTRQVYGTWL
- a CDS encoding G5 domain-containing protein, encoding MGRHSQSSSLSTTLVELGALASKSLTNTTAEHGRRRAAGPAKTSISPAMYRAGGVAAALSLAVSGGAYAATQFGESDIAPLTESQARMQAIAASGEDTADGLVVGGDVAEVSSVTEEVTDKFERVEQESDSLAEGEEKVQTEGVNGVTRVVYRVTSVDGKEIAREVVSRAVVTERVDEVVLVGTGSTSDATADTGSGSATTTATASGDGTTAASAQSIAKSMMSSYGWDDSQFSCLVNLWNRESGWNYQAQNPSSGAYGIPQSLPGSKMSSVASDWATNPTTQITWGLGYISERYGSPCSAWAHSESTGWY